One segment of Pseudophryne corroboree isolate aPseCor3 chromosome 10, aPseCor3.hap2, whole genome shotgun sequence DNA contains the following:
- the MPZL2 gene encoding myelin protein zero-like protein 2 — MTALRCFRLAVHISLFVSVSSMDIYTPKEIQAQNGTDTRLKCTFSSSSSLSDDLSVSWTFRPLSGGNGKTVFTYHKGPLSPEDGHFGGRIIWDGDVNRGDVSIIIRNIQPKDNGTYLCQVLNKPDVHGEVGEITVEVVDKVKFSEMLVLLLVIGLGSLLIILLVLSVVLYRYCRKQRTHSTAVSVLECTEKLNEKPQDLMDANA; from the exons TCTCATCGATGGATATTTACACCCCAAAGGAGATCCAGGCTCAGAATGGAACAGACACCCGGCTAAAGTGTACATTCAGCTCTTCATCTTCATTGAGTGACGATCTCTCAGTATCCTGGACATTCCGCCCTCTGTCAGGAGGAAATGGAAAAACT GTATTCACTTACCATAAAGGGCCCCTGTCGCCGGAAGACGGCCATTTTGGCGGTCGTATCATTTGGGACGGGGATGTTAATCGTGGTGATGTATCTATAATTATCCGGAATATCCAACCAAAAGATAACGGGACCTACCTATGTCAGGTTCTAAACAAACCTGATGTTCATGGGGAGGTGGGAGAGATTACAGTCGAAGTGGTAGACAAAG TGAAGTTCTCAGAGATGCTGGTGCTTTTGCTGGTGATTGGGCTTGGAAGTCTTTTAATAATTCTGCTGGTCTTATCTGTGGTTTTGTATCGATACTGTCGCAAGCAGAGGACTCATAGTACTGCCGTGTCAGTTTTGGAATG TACAGAAAAGTTAAATGAGAAACCACAGGATCTGATGGATGCCAATGCATGA